From the Candidatus Methylomirabilota bacterium genome, one window contains:
- a CDS encoding EAL domain-containing protein — protein sequence TVAKSLNMDVTAEGVETEGQLAELKALGCDRAQGFLFARPVTAERVAPLLASDQSMETVRA from the coding sequence GACGGTGGCCAAGAGCCTGAACATGGACGTGACCGCCGAGGGCGTGGAGACGGAAGGGCAGCTGGCCGAGCTCAAGGCGCTCGGTTGCGATCGCGCTCAGGGCTTCCTCTTCGCCCGGCCCGTGACGGCGGAGCGAGTGGCCCCCCTGCTTGCCTCGGACCAGTCGATGGAAACCGTCCGCGCCTAG
- a CDS encoding PIG-L deacetylase family protein, giving the protein MPIDESVRKLDIVTEVPDRAMVVFAHPDDAEIGSGGVIAKWVAAGCEVTYVLCTNGGAGTSDRSLTPGELMDQRAREQRAAADFMGVKNLLMLGYPDGGLQDSREFLGDVVRAIRQYRPHTVFAHDPYRMKGFQHRDHRMVGMVTTDAVYPFARDHLHFPEHITDDKLEPHRVRELWYWGMDEPEIIVDVTGWIDKQVAALVRHESQVPGFNVPPGETIGARVKQNAAERAQGYGFEHGAVFRRLIARR; this is encoded by the coding sequence ATGCCCATCGATGAGTCCGTCCGGAAGCTGGACATCGTCACCGAGGTTCCCGATCGCGCCATGGTCGTCTTCGCTCATCCGGACGACGCCGAGATTGGCTCCGGCGGGGTCATTGCCAAGTGGGTGGCGGCCGGCTGCGAGGTCACCTACGTGCTCTGCACGAATGGGGGCGCGGGCACCTCCGACCGATCGCTCACGCCGGGTGAGCTCATGGATCAGCGCGCCCGGGAGCAGCGCGCCGCCGCCGACTTCATGGGCGTGAAGAATCTGCTCATGCTGGGCTATCCGGATGGCGGGCTCCAGGACAGCCGCGAGTTCCTGGGTGACGTCGTGCGCGCCATCCGGCAGTACCGCCCGCACACCGTATTCGCGCACGACCCGTACCGGATGAAGGGCTTCCAGCACCGCGATCACCGCATGGTCGGCATGGTGACCACCGACGCGGTGTATCCCTTCGCTCGCGATCACCTGCACTTTCCCGAGCACATCACGGACGACAAGCTCGAGCCGCATCGCGTCCGGGAGCTCTGGTACTGGGGCATGGACGAGCCGGAGATCATCGTCGATGTCACGGGCTGGATCGACAAGCAGGTCGCTGCGCTCGTCCGCCACGAGAGCCAGGTGCCGGGCTTCAATGTGCCGCCCGGGGAGACCATCGGCGCCCGCGTGAAGCAAAACGCCGCCGAGCGCGCCCAAGGCTACGGCTTCGAGCACGGCGCTGTCTTCCGGCGACTGATTGCCCGGCGGTAG